In Bifidobacteriaceae bacterium, the DNA window TCGATCCGGCTTTCCGCCGCGTAGCCGATCGCCGCCGGCGTCCCCGAGGACGGCACCGGGATCACCAAGTCCGCTTCGACAGGGTGCTCGCGGGCCAGCATCCGTCCCATCTCCAAGCGCGCCGCGTTGACGGACCGGCCCGCCAGTTGGCTGTCCGGCCTGGACAAATACACGTACTCGAACAGGCAGGTGGCGGGCGTAGGCTCCGCGAAGCGGACGGATCTGAGGCCGTTCTCGTCAATCGCCACCAATTCGCCGGGTGCCACCTCGCGGACCACCGAGGCGCCCACAATGTCCAGCGCGGCGGTCTCCGAGGCGACCACCCAGCCGTTTTCCAGCCGCCCCAGCGTCAGCGGCCTGACCCCATGCGGGTCGCGCGCCGCGTAAAGCGTGGTCTCATCCATGAACACCAGCGAAAACGCGCCGCGCACCTCTTTCAGCAACTGGGCGGCGGTCTGCTCCAGCGTGTGGTCCAGGTCCCCCGCCAGCAGTCCGGTCAGCACCGCCGTGTCCGTCGCGGCTTTGGCGGCGCCTTTCGGGTCGCTTTCGGCCAGCCGCCGCGCCAGCCTGAACGTGTTCGTCAGGTTGCCGTTGTGGGCCAGCGCGATGGTCCCGCCGGCGGTTGGCCCCAACGTGGGCTGGGCGTTTTCCCAGTTCGACCCGCCGGTGGTCGAATAGCGGGTGTGCCCCACCGCGATGTGGCCGACCAGCGAGTTCAACGCCGCCTCGTCGAAGACTTGTGAGACCAGGCCCATGTCCTTGTAGACCAGGATTTGGCGCCCGTTGGAGGTGGCGATCCCCGCGGACTCCTGTCCCCGGTGCTGCAGCGCGTAAAGGCCGAAGTAGGTCAGTTTGGCGACTTCCTCGCCCGGCGCCCACACCCCGAACACGCCGCATTCGTCCGCCGGGGCCTTCTCCCCCGGCCACAAGCCAAGCCCCAACCGACCGTCCGCGCGCGCCACCGTCCTATGGTGTCACAAAGCCGGACCGGATTCGCCTTGCGACTCCGTCCGGCCACCCGCCTTTCCCGCACGATGCCGTGGGGAGGGCCCCGGAGCAGCGCCTCCGCCGCCAGCCGCACGGGGAGCCGCCCGCCGTTTCGGCGTTCGGCGGAACACCGCCGGGCGGCCGGTTTGGACTCGCCGGGTCTGGCGGTGGCCGGCCGCCCGAGCGGCGAGTTGAATTGGGTGCACCAGTTTCCTGTTCCAGGGAGGAACATGGCCGCAACTTCGTTCGACCGCTCCGGACGCATTCCCGGCGCCGCCCGCGGTCCGGCCGTCGCCGACCCCCATGGCGGCGGATGGTCGGTCGATTACGCCGGAGTGACGCACCAAGGCCTGTTCCGCTCCAGCCAGCAAGACGCCATCCTCGCGGACGGCGCCGTGGCGGTGGCCGACGGCGCCCGCCTGGGGGGAAGCCCCGCCCTGGGTCCGGACGACCTGTTGGTTCTGGGGGTGATCGACGGCATGGGCGGGCATCTAGGCGGCGCCCACGCCGCCGCGATAGCGGCCACGGAACTGGCCGCCGCCGACCCGTGGCGGCTCCTGGGCGACCCGGCGCTTGAGCTGGAGGGCTTATCCAACCGGATCCTGCGGGCCGGGCGGAGTTGGGGCACGCCGCAGATGGGCTGCGCGGCCGCCCTGCTGGTGATTGGCCCGGCCATCGCGGTCAGCCTGAATGTGGGCGATTGCCGGTCCTATCGTCTGGGCGAGCCTCGCGAGGCCTCAAGCCAAGGCGGCGGCGCTGCGGTCGGCGCCAGGCCCCGCGGCTCCCGCTTGGAGCAGCTCAGCTCCGACGACCGTCTGCCCGGTCCTTTGGCGCACGTCCTCACCCAATGCTTGGGCGGGCCACCCCGCCTGCTGGACGTGCACCAACAACTGGTGGAGCATTCCGGCGCCTCCCCGACCCGGTACCTGATCTGCTCGGATGGCCTGCACGGCGCGCTCGAACCCCCCATTTTGGGCCGGGTCCTGGCCCGCCGCGATCCGCCCGGCGAGACGGTTCAGCGGCTGGCCCGCCTGGCCGAGGCGGTGGCGCAGGACAATTTCTCGATCCTGGTGGCGGACGTCCGGCCCTGACGCCGCCCGCTCAACTGGCCTCTTCGCCGGCCGGTTCGGGCGGGCGTTCGCCCGGAAGGGGCAGCGGCAAGACGCCGGAAAGGTCGGCGCGCAAACCCGAGGCCTGAACGCGGCCGGAGCGAACGGCATCGGACCAGGTCAGGCGACCGACTGCCAGTTCGAGCCAGACCTCGGCGGACGTCTCAACCACGTTGGGGGGCGTGCCGCGGGTGTGCCGGGGCCCCGCGAGGCACTGGACGGCGGCGTACGGCGGGACCCGGACCTCGACCGAGTTGCCCGGAGCGAGCGCCGCCAATTCCTCCAGCGTGAAGCGGACGGCCGCGGCCAAGGCGGCGCGGTCAGTCTGGGGCCCCTCGGCGGCCCAGGTCCCAAGAGCGCTCAAGCCGGCGGCGGTTGGGACGCGGCGGCGGGCGGGCATCTGGTCAATCTACCGCTTTGGACCGCCCGACGGCGGGAACGGCCGCCAACGGCGCTTATCCTTTATCTAAGGAGCAATCGGACCGGGACGCCGGCGGGCCCCAGCGGTTTCCTTAGGGGGAAGGAATCGAATATGTCCAGCCAGGAGCCCCTTCGGGCTTCGCCCGAACCCGCCTCGCGCGCCCCCACCCCAGTGGAACACGCCCTGGCCGCCTGGTTGGCCGATCACCAAGGCGGCGGCGCCGTAATCACCGAAGCCCCGCCGGGCACCCTCTGGTACACCGCCGCCCACATGGCCTTCCTGCGGTGCGCCAGCGCCCGCGGGCGCCGTCCCGTCATCCTGTCCGGAGAGTTCACCGAGTTGTCCGAGCCGATGCGGCAGGCCATCCGCTTCCACCGGGGCGGCTGGGCGGTGATGGGCCGCGCGGGCGGGCTGCGCAATGGGCTGACCGGGCGCCGGATGGGCGCTGTGGCTGAGGCGGCGAACCCGGCCCGCCCCGCCAACCTAGACGAGGTCGACATGGCCCACCTGCGCCCCGCCCGGACGGATCACGCCCAGTTGATGATCTACGCCACTTCCCGCCACTTGGCCTCCACCGCGCCTCTGCCCGGCGAACTGGTCGAGTTGTTGATGGCCGCGCTGGGGGCCGCCTCCGGCGGCGCCGACGCGACGCCGTGGGCCTTTGGGCGGACCGAACCGGCTTTGCGGCCGTGGGACGCGGCCGACCTGGCCCGGTTGCGCCGACGCGACGAAGAGGCCGGGATTGACCTCACCGCCTTCGCGGTGGCGGGCTCGGCGCAAGTGCCCGCCGCCATGACCCTTGTCCTCCAGCGCCGCGCCGAATTTGTCCACGAACACGTCAGCGGCCTGGTCAGTTTGGGCCGGTTGGGCGGACCGGGCCTGGGGCGCAAGCTGGCCGCCGCCGACCAAGTCATGGAGGCCCTGTCGAGCGCCGCGGACATCACTTTCGCGCTGATTATGGCCCGCGCCGGCAATCAGGCGCTGACCACCCCGCCGGTATTGGCGAGCGCGCCCGTGCCGCTGTCCATCCTGCTGGGCGACGGGTTGATCTCCGGCCTGCGGATTGACGCCGGGCGCGCCCTGGCCAGGTTCCAGGCCGCGCCCGCGCTGGGCGGTCGCGGCCTGATGGTGCCGCTCGACGCTGCAGCCAGCGGCCGCCCGCACCTGGCCGAGTTGTTCCAGGCCGTGGGCCTGGACAGGGCGAACCCCCAAATGGGCATTTCACCCCAACAACTGCAAACCCTGCACTACGCGGCCAGCTACTGAGCGGCCGCATCAGCGCCTGGCGTCAGCCGTCGCGGTGGCCGAAGGCGTTCAGGGCCTTGCGGGTGGCCAGAGTTTGCGCGATCGCGGTGGCCGCCGCCACGACTGCGGCGAAGACCGTCACCTGGATGGTGGACACCGCCAAATCGTCCGGGTCTTCGGGCGCGTCCTGACCGCTGACTCCGCGCCAGACCGCCTTGACCAGGTGGCTCGCAATGAATCCGGCCGCGACCGCCGCAAGGCTTGTCGCCAGGCGCTGGGTTAACCTCATGCAGAAAAAGAGTAGTCTGGCTGGCGCAACGACAGGGGAGCCAACCCGGTCCGCCCAGCGGCGGGCCGAGCGGCTGAGAGTGCTCCGGGGAAGTCCCGTGAGCAGACCCTCGAACCTGAACCGGACAATGCCGGCGCAGGAAGTCGGGATTCTCCACCGGCCAGACCGTCTGGCCGGCGCCCTCCTTAGCTACTACGGAGGCATGATGCATCACCTCAAGAACGGGCCCGCCCGCGCTTGGTCCCCCAGACCGCTGGCCGGCGCCTTGGCGCTCGCCACGGCCGCCCTGGCGCTAGCCGCCTGCGGCACCGACAAGCCGAGCGGGACGGATTCACCCGGCGCCGGCAGTCTGGACGCCGACGCGGCGGTGAAAACCGTCACCCTGGTCACCCACGGGAGCTTCAACGTTTCCGAAGACGTGCTGGCGCAGTTCACCGAGCAGACGGGCCTGGAAGTGGAGATCCTGCCCGCCGATGACGCGGGCGCCATGGTCAACCAATTGATCCTGACCAAGGACGCGCCCCTGGGGGACGTGGTCTTCGGGATTGACAACACGTTCGCCTCGCGCGCGATCGCCGAAGGCGTGCTGGAGGAGTACGTCTCCCCGGCCGCCGGCCCGGAGCAGGACAACTACGCCGCTGACCTGCAAGGCCAGCTCACGGCGGTGGACTTCTCCGATGTGTGCCTGAACGCCGACATCCGGGCCGTGCCGGACGGGGCCGCCCTGACCTTCGACGACCTGCTCAAGCCGGAGTTCAAGGATCAACTCGTGATGGAGAACCCTGCCACATCCTCGCCCGGGCTGGCCTTCCTGCTGGCCACCATCGCGGCCAAGGGCGAGGACGGCTACCTGGACTACTGGCGCCAGTTGCGGGACAACGGCCTGAAGGTGGTCTCCGGCTGGAACGAGGCCTACTACGACGAGTTCTCCGGGCCGTCCTCCTCAGGCCAGCGGCCTTTGGCGGTGTCCTACGCCTCTTCGCCGCCTTCCGAGATCCCCGAAGGGGCGGCCGAGCCCGCCACCGCCGCCGCCCTGAACACCTGCTTCCGCCAGGTCGAATACGCCGGGGTCCTGAAGGGCGCCGCGAACCCGGAGGGCGCCCGGCAGGTGGTGGACTTCTTCCTCAGCCCGGCTTTCCAGGCGGACCTGCCCGGCCAGATGTGGGTTTACCCCGTCAAGGCCGACACGCCTTTGCCCGAGGACTGGGCCAAGTGGGCGCCGCTGGCCGCCCAGCCGTGGTCCGTCCCGGCCGAGGACATCGCCGAAGGCCGCGAGCGGTGGCTCGCCGATTTCACAGACCAGATCCTCGGCTAGACCCGCATGATCAGCCGCCCGGCGACCGCCGACCACCCGGCCCAGGACGCAAGCGCCGCGCCCGGGGCACGGTCCGCCTCCGCCAGTGGGGCGGCTGACCGGACCGCCCCGGCGTCCGATGCCGTCGCGCCAGGCCCAGCGCCCCAGGCCCGGTCCGCCCAGCCGGAGACTTGGCAGCCGTGGGCGCGGCGGGCGGGGCTGGCGCTGCTCGGCGCCGTGTCGGCGGCGTTCCTGGCCGTGTTCTTCGTCTGGCCCGCCGCCACGCTGGTCGTCCGGGGGTTTACCGCCTCCGGGGCCTGGGACTGGAGCGGCTTCGCCGAGTTGCTTGGGAAACCCCGTACTTGGCGGTTGATTGGGCGCACGGTTGGCCAGGCGGCGGCCGCGACGGCAGTCTGCGCGGTCGCGGCCGTGCCGATCGCGTCGCTGCTGTACCGGCGGTCGTTTCGCGGGCGGGGGGTCCTGCGCGCGCTGTTGACGGTTCCATTCGCCTTGCCGTCCGTGGTGGTCGGCCTGGCCTTCCGCGCCCTGTTGGGCCAAGGGGGGCCGCTCGGTTTCCTGGGGATTGGCGACGGCTTTGCGGCGGTGTTGCTGGCCCTGGTGTTTTTCAACGTGGGGCTGATGGCCCGGATCGTGGGGACCTTTTGGGCGGGGCTCGACCCCCGTCCGGAAATGGCCGCGCGGGTGCTTGGCGCGGGTCCGTGGCGGGCTCTCGCCACCGTGACGCTGCCCGCGCTCACGCCCGCGCTGGCGGCGGGCGGCTCGTTGGTGTTCCTGTTCTGCGCGACGGCGTTCGCGCCCGTGCTGATCCTGGGTGGCTCCACCTACGCCACCGTCGAAACCGAGATCTACTTGCAGACCGCCCAGTTGCTCAATCTGCGCGCCGCCGCCGTGCTGTCCATTGTCCAGATGGCGGTGGTGGCGGTCGCGCTGTGGTTCGGCGCGGCGGCGCGGCGGCGGCGTGAACGGGCGCTCAAGCTGACGGGCGCCGCCGGCGCGCGCGTCGCCCGTACGCCGCAGGGCCGGACCGGAGCGGGGGCTGGGGGGCGGCCGGACGGCATCGGCGGGCGGGGGCGACGGCGGCGCGGCGGACGCGCGGCGGGGCTGGAACCCGCCCCGCGCTGGGCGGTGGACTGGCCGTCATGGCTGGCTTTGGGGCTGGCGGCGGGCCTGATCGGGTTGCCGCTGGCGAATCTGGTCTACCGGTCGCTGCGCACCAGCGGCGGGTTCGGCTTTGGCAACTATTGGGCGCTGGGCGCCGCGCGGGACGGGCTGCCGTATTCGCTGGCGCAGGCGGCCGGGCGCTCGGTGGTGATCGCCTTGGTGGCGGGGATGATGGCGTTGGCGTTGGGGCTGGCCGTGGCGGTGGTGCTGTCGCGGCGGCCCAGGGCGCGGTGGGCGCGGCGGGCGCAGGAGCTGTTCGACTCGGCGCTGATGGCGCCGCTCGGGGTTTCGGCGGTGACCGTGGGCTTCGGCTTCCTGATCACGTTGAACCGCGCGCCGCTGAATCTGCGGACCTCGTTTTGGCTGATCCCGCTGGCGCAGGCGCTGGTGGCGCTGCCGCTGGTGGTGCGAACCGTCCTGCCCGCCCTCAGAGCGGTCGACCCGCGCCTGCGGCAGGCGGCCGCGGTGCTGGGAGCGCCACCGTGGCGGGTCTTCGCCGGGGTGGACGCGGCCCTGGCCCGGCGGGCGGCGGCGGTCGCGGCGGCCTACGCGTTCGCGGTCTCCGTGGGCGAGTTCGGGGCCACGTCCTTCCTGGCCCGGCCGGACACGACCACTTTGCCGGTGGCCATCTACAAGCTGCTGGGCCGGCCGGGGGCGGACAACCTGGGCTTGGCGCTGGCGGGGGCGGTGGTGCTGGCCCTGATCACAGCGTTGGCGATGGTGTTGGCGGAAACCCGATGGCGGCCGTGGCGGCCGCGCGGGAAGGAGGCGCGCCAATGAATCGGCGTCAGGCCCCGGCGGACCGGGTGAATGCCCCAGGCCCACTGGAGGCGGTCGCGCCCACGGCGGCTGCGGGGCTCGCAGCGGAGGCGGTGACCGTTCGCTATGGCGATGCCGCCGCCGTGGCGGGAGTTGACCTGCGCGTGGGGCCGGGCGAGGTGGTGGCCCTGCTAGGGCCCTCCGGCTGCGGGAAATCGACCCTGTTGCGGGCGATCGCCGGCCTGGAACCGCTGGCCGGGGGCCGGATCCTATGGGACGGCCAGGACCTCGCGGGAGTCCCCGTCCACAAGCGGGCCTTCGGCTTGATGTTCCAGGACGGCCAGTTGTTCCCGCACCTGAGCGTGGGCGCCAACGTGGCCTACGGGCTGAAGATGGCGGGCGTGGGCCGTTCAGAGCGGGCGGCGCGGGCCGCGCACTGGCTCGAGTTGGTCGGACTGGGCGGGTTTGAACACCGCGACGTGGCGACGTTGTCCGGCGGGCAAGCCCAACGGGTCGCTTTGGCGCGGGCGCTGGCGCCAGGCCCGCGCCTGATGCTGCTGGACGAGCCCCTGTCCGCCTTGGACGCCTCCTTCCGCGAGGAACTCGGGGACGCGGTCCGCTCAATTCTGGGCTCGGCCGGCACTCCCGCCCTGTGGGTCACCCACGACCCGGCGGAGGCGGCCGCCGCCGACCGCGTCCTCAACATGTCGGAAGGCCGCCTCAGGGGCTAAAGCGACTGCCAGGCGGGTTTGCCCTTGTAGACGTGCTCGTAATAGGAGGACAGCTGCAGACGGGACGCCGCGGCGCGGTCCAGAAGGATTGTCGCGTGGGGATGGAACTGGATGATCGACGCGGGCCACAGGGCCGAGACGGCGCCCTCCACCATCTGGTGGACCGCCTCCGCCTTGCCGCGCCCCAACGCCATCAGCACCAAGTGCCTGGCCTCCATGATGGTCGCCAAGCCCTGCGTGACCACGTGACGGGGGACCAGCGACTCATCGCCGCCGAAGAAGCGGGCGTTGTCCGCCACCGTCTGCCGGGTCAGGGTCTTGATGCGCGTCCGGGAGGCCAGGGAGGAGCCGGGCTCGTTGAACGCGATGTGCCCGTCCGAACCCACCCCCAGGATCTGCAGGTCCACTCCCCCGGCCTCGCGGATCGCCTGCTCATACGCCCGGCAGGCGGCCATCACGTCCGCGGCGTTGCCGTCCGGTCCCATCACGGCGCCGGGGGCGAAGTCGACCCGCCCGGCGATCTCCCGCTGGATCACGTTCCGGTAGCGTTCCGGATGGTCCGGCGGCAAGCCCACGTATTCGTCCAGCATGAACGCCTTTGCCCGCGCGAACGACACCCGCCCCGCCTCGTAGCGGCGCGCCAACTCGTCGTAAAGGGCCAGCGGCGAAGAGCCCGTTGCCAAACCCAAGACGGCGGCGGGCTTGGCGGCCAAAAGCCGCTCGACGGCATCTGCGGCCAAAACGGCGATCTGCCCGCCGGATTCCAGGATCACAACCTCCATGGCCTCTAGCATTTCACAGCTCAGGCCGCCAAACCTGAGGTCACGGGGCCACGCGCCACACAGCCGGACCGGGAGTCGGGGAACAACAGGCTCGTTGAGGGCCTCGGCGAGGTCCTCGCTTCCGTCCTCCGGGCCCTCCCGCGTCCTACTGGTTCCCCCAGGCCACGCGGCCGTTTCGCTTCAGCGGGTCAGCGCTGCCAGAAGCTCCGCGTCGTGGACGTCGTGGCCGAGTTCGGCCACGAACGCCTTGGCCCTCGCGGCCTGGCCGTCTTCGCCCAGCGCCTCCGCGGCCTGGGCCGTGACCATGGCTGACAGCAGCGCCGCCGCGTCGACCGGTTGCCCGTCGGCCCAGCCCGCTTCCCGCAGCGCCCGGAACGCGAGCGCCTGGCCCAGGAAGGCGTGCGAGTAGGCCGCCACGGGGTCGCCATCCCCGAGGGCCGCCGCGCCCAGCGCCCCCCACGCCCAGCCGGATTCCAGCCAGGCCGCAGCGACAGACTTCAGGTCCGCCCCGGCTTGATACTCGGCGCGGGCGGCCTGATCGGGATGCGACCGCAGGGTCAAAGCGGCGGCGGACTCACGCATGCGGCCAGGTTACGCAACGCCGACCGCTGGCGCCCGTGCCGTGGGCTGGTGTCCCGCCACACGGCATCGGGAACCGCGAAGACGACTTCTAGTAGCTGCCCTTTTGGCCGGCGGAGCCGAGCTGCCGGGCGGCCTCAGCCACGCGGGCGGCCATGCCGGCCTCCCCGGCCTTGCCCCAGGCGCGCGGGTCGTAGGCCTTCTTGTTGCCGACCTCGCCGTCAATCTTGAGCACGCCGTCGTAGTTGGTGAACATGTGGCCGACCACCGGGCGGGTGAAGGCGTACTGGGTGTCCGTGTCGATGTTCATCTTGATGACGCCGAAGCTGACCGCGTCCGCGATCTCCTGTTCGGAGGAGCCGGAGCCGCCGTGGAAGACCAGGTCGAAGGGGCGCTCGCGGCCGAAGGCGCCGCCCACCGCCGCCTGGATCTCGTTCAGGATCTCCGGGCGCAGCTTGACCGCGCCGGGCTTGTAGACGCCGTGGACGTTGCCGAAGGTCAAAGCGGTCAGGTAGCGGCCGTTCTCGCCCAAGCCCAGCGCCTCCACCGTCTTGGTGGCGTCCTCGACCGTGGTGTAGAGCTTCTCGTTGATCTCCGCGGAAACGCCGTCCTCTTCGCCGCCCACAACGCCGATCTCGATCTCCAGGATGGTGTGCGCCTTTTGCGACAGGGCCAGCAGGTCCTTCGCGATCTCCAGGTTCTCATCCAACGGGACGGCCGAGCCGTCCCACATGTGCGACTGGAAGGTCGGGAGCCCGCCCTTCGCCACCTGCTCGGCCTCGATGGCGAGCAGCGGGCGGACCCAGGAGTCGAGGTTCGGCTTGGAGCAGTGGTCGGTGTGCAGCGCGATGGTCACGCCGTAGTTCCCCGCCACCTCGCGGACGTATGCGGCCAGGGCCAGCGAGCCCGCCACGCGGTCCTTGATGGTGGAGCCGGACAGGTATTCCGCGCCGCCCACGGACACTTGCACAATTCCGTCCGACTCGGCCTGAGCGAAGCCTTGGATCGCGGCCGTGGCGGTTTGGGAGCTAGTCACATTGACCGCCGGGTAGGCGAAGCGGTTCTGCTTCGCGCGGTCCAGCATCGCGGCGTAGATCTCTGGTGTTGCAACAGGCATTTCTTTCCTCCAAGACTTCCGTGGACTAACAGACCATCCAATCCTGCCACCTGGCCGGGGACGCGGGCTCCGGCGTTGGGCCCAGTCCCACTGCCGGCGGCGTCAGCGGGGCAGGCCCACGTAGAGGGTGTCGACGTATTCCTGGATGCCCTCCGGGCCGCCTTCGCGGCCCAGACCCGAATGCTTGATCCCGCCAAAAGGCGCGGCCGCGTTTGAGATCGGGCCGGTGTTGACCGCCAGCATGCCCACCTCCAGGTCACGGGCGCAGCGCTGGACCAAAGCCATGTCGCGAGTGTAGACGTACCCGGCCAGGCCCACGTCCACCGAATTGGCCCTGGCCAGGACCTCTTCGACGGTCTCGAAAGACGTCACCGGGGCGACCGGGCCGAAGATCTCGGTGGTCAAGATGGATGCGCCCTCCCCCACGCCCGCCAGCACCGTGGGCGGGTAAAAGTACCCCGCGCCCTCCGGGACCTCGCCGCCAGTCAGCGGCCGGGCGGCGCCGCCCACGGCGGCGTCCACCAAACCGGCGACGGTCAAACGCTGGTCCTTGGAGACCAGCGGGCCCAAACCGACCCCCGGCAACAAGCCGTCGCCCACCCGGATGGCGGCGAACCGCTCCGCCAGGCGCTCCGCGAACTGGTCCGCGACGGACGCGTGCGCGTAGAAGGTGTTGGCGGCGTTGCAGGCCTCGCCGTTGGAACGGGTTTTCGCGGCCACGGCCGCGTCAACCGCGACATCCAAGTCCGCGTCCGCGAAGACTATGAAGGGCGCGCAGCCGCCCAACTCCATGGAGGTGCGCAACACGCCGGGCGCCGCGTCCGCCAACAGGCGCTGGCCAACCGGGGTGGACCCGGTGAAAGACAGTTTGCGGAGCCGGTTGTCCGCCAGGATCGCGGCCGTCGCGCCCGCTCCGCGCGCGGGGACCACATTGACCACGCCCTGGGGGACGCCCGCCTCCTCCAGCACCTTGGCGACCGCCAACGTTGACAAAGGGGTCAGCGAGGCCGGCTTGACCACACAGGTGCAGCCCGCCGCGAGCGCGGGGCCGATCTTGCGGGTCGCCATTGCCAACGGGAAGTTCCACGGCGTGATGAACAGGCACGGCCCGACCGGCCTGGGCACTGTCAAGATGTCGAGGTGGCCCTCCGGCGAGGTCGCCGTCCGGCCGTAGAGCCGCACCGCCTCCTCCGCGTACCAGCGGAAGAATTCGGCGCCGTAGCGGACCTCCCCCAGCGCGTCCGCCAGTGGCTTGCCCATTTCCAGCGTGATCAGGGCGGCGAATTCGCGTTCCCGCAGCGTGATCAGGTCAAACGCCTTTCGGAGCACTTCGCCGCGCTGTCTGGGGGCCGTCGCCGCCCACGCTTTGGCCGCGCCCGCCGCCGCGTCGAGCGCCGCCACGCCCTCCTCTTGGCCCGCCGCCGGAATGGCCGCGATCACCTGGCCGGTCGCCGGGTTTTCCACCAGGATTTCCCCGCCCGATGCCGTGCCCCGCCATTCCCCCCC includes these proteins:
- a CDS encoding NAD-dependent succinate-semialdehyde dehydrogenase produces the protein MTQQEQTTDQTQEIEELKGRALGLAPAALLVGGEWRGTASGGEILVENPATGQVIAAIPAAGQEEGVAALDAAAGAAKAWAATAPRQRGEVLRKAFDLITLREREFAALITLEMGKPLADALGEVRYGAEFFRWYAEEAVRLYGRTATSPEGHLDILTVPRPVGPCLFITPWNFPLAMATRKIGPALAAGCTCVVKPASLTPLSTLAVAKVLEEAGVPQGVVNVVPARGAGATAAILADNRLRKLSFTGSTPVGQRLLADAAPGVLRTSMELGGCAPFIVFADADLDVAVDAAVAAKTRSNGEACNAANTFYAHASVADQFAERLAERFAAIRVGDGLLPGVGLGPLVSKDQRLTVAGLVDAAVGGAARPLTGGEVPEGAGYFYPPTVLAGVGEGASILTTEIFGPVAPVTSFETVEEVLARANSVDVGLAGYVYTRDMALVQRCARDLEVGMLAVNTGPISNAAAPFGGIKHSGLGREGGPEGIQEYVDTLYVGLPR